Below is a window of Deltaproteobacteria bacterium HGW-Deltaproteobacteria-6 DNA.
AACCAGCCCACGATTCCGGTCAGGATGGACGGCGCCACATAGAAAAAAACTTTGTAGGCGTTTACGTTCACCCCCATCATGCGGGCCACATTTTCATTTTCGTTGACCGCCGCCATGCTGATGCCGATCCGGGACCGCACCGTGCGATCACAGAACAGAAGATATATCAGCATTAAAAAAAGGGATAAATAGTAATAAGCGATATAATTCCAGGAAACTTTTTCAAATGTCAAAAGCGGGCTCATTCCCACAAGGCCCACTTCCCCGCGAAAGAGGTCTCCCCAGATGTAGGTGACATCCAGGAAGGTCAGCGGCAGAATCAGGGTGATGAGGGAAAAATATAGTCCTTTGGCGATCAGGGTGGTCGGGCTCAAAATGAGCGAGATGACCGCGCAGACGGTAATCGTTGCCGCAAGCGTCATCGCCGGACTCCAGCCGAAATGGAGATTCAGAAGCGCGGCGGTATAGCCGCCGATTCCCAGATAGAGCTGCGGACCGAAATTCACCCGCCCCGTCCCCAGCATTTGCAGAGCCAGCGGAATGGCCAGGGCCGCATAAAGATTGGCTGTGGTGATCATCGTCAGGATGTTGGGATAGGAATAAACGAAGACCGGCAGAATGAGCAGGATGCTGATCCCGATGGTCGGATTTCGCCAGTAGCGCGGTTCAATCACCCATTCCGTTTTCTTGTCTCGAAAGCGCACGACGATGCGATCGCGGCGTAATTCAAAATTTACCATAAGGTTTCTCCTGCAAAAATACCACCGCGCCGATAAATCATCACAACCAGAGTAACAATCAAGGCGGCAAGCCCCATGAAACGGGACACAAAGATGAAGCTGACCGAGGCATGAATGAATCCGATCAGGTAAGAAGCAACAATACTTCCCTTGAGATTGCCTAAACCTCCGAGAATGGAAATCAGCATGGCGGTCATGAGCAGCGATGCGCCCATGAACGGATCAACCCCCCAGAAAGGCGCGATCACAATCAGGCAGATGGTGGGAGGGATCACCGAGAGGATCATGGCCAGATAGTACATCCGGTTGACATTTGCCCCCATGAGCATGGCAGCGGGCAGGTTCTGGCTGATGGCCCGAATGATCAGGCCGATTCTTGTTTTCATAAACCAGACCACATAGACGGCCGTCACCAGAATTCCTGTCAGCGCCGCAATAACCATCTGGTAGGCGATGGTGACGGAGCCTACGGACAGAACATCATCGATGATGGTTGAAGGAATACTGACGCCGGCTGTGACCGGATACAGATAGTTGGCCAGATGGGCGACGGCGAGAAAAATGAGGATGGAAAGGGTCAGGAGAATTTCCTCCTCTTCCAGATAGCGCTGAAAGACGCCTTTGTAGAAGACAAGCAGGGCAAAGGCGCACTGGACCAGCATCATGAGCAGGATGCTGGGCACCAGCCCCAGATGTGCTTCCTCCATAAAAGCCCAGGTCACATAAGCGGCTAAAACAAAGACGACGCCGTATCCCAGATGGAAGATGCGGAGCACCCCGCAGATGAGCGAGAAGCCCAGCGATATCAAAAGATAGATGGAACCCCAGATGACGGTGTAAATGATAATCTGCAGAAGAATATTACTCATAGGGTCTGCGCCACCCCCTTTTGTTGTCTGAAGCTGTCTGATTTGACGTTACTGATTTTAAAAAAATGCATGCAACACCGGATCGTCCCAAAGGAAAAAAATCAATAAACTTGTGTATCGGGGAATCCGCGCGCAAGATGAGCGCGGATTCCCCGCACGTTTTATTTCCGCAAATCTTTCGGTGCTTTGTATTCAGCCATTTTATATTTCAGAGGATAGATGACTTTCATTTCACCTGCCTGCCACTGGACGATGGGCGTCACATACTTGGGAGGGGGAAGGTTGTAGTGGAATTTTGCATTCCAGCCGATGGTGCCCAGAACGGCCACTTCTTCGACCTGTTCCAGCTGCTTAATCAGATTGTCGATGTTTCCCGTTCCTCCGGCTTTTTCGATGGCTTTCTTGAAACCGTAAATGGTGTCGTAAGTGGTATGGGAACCGAAAATGGGGCCGACTTTATAATTTTTAACCAGATTATCCATGAACGGAATCGTTTTGGGCGTAATGGGGACTCTGACCAGAGAGGAGCCAACCATGACGCCGTTTACTTTGCCTTCGGTCATTTTCCAGATCGGGGGCATTCCGGCGAGTCCTCCCCAGATAAATACGGGGATGTTCCGGGCGCTGGATTGAGACCACTGTTTGATAAAGGCCGGCTGATCAATGTAACCGACGACGCAATCGATGAGATCGGCTCCGGATTTGGCGATCTCTTCAAAGATGGGGTTAAACATTTTCTGATCGAGGGACGTGGTTGTCTGATAAACAACATTGACCCCCTTCTTTTTGTAAATATCAGGCAGGGATGGTGAAACATTGGGGATGCCCATACGCAAAGGCTTGGTCCATTCCATGTCTTCATAAAGGATGGCTACTTTTTTGGCTTTAATCTGATTTTTGAAGCAGTCGATGTTGTCCGGCGCCAGAATCTTCAGGTAGTTGGTCGAGATGGCATAGTACGTCTGGAATCCGAACCGGTATTTTTTATAGTTGTCGCGTACGCGATGCCAGATGTCATCTCCGGAACCGATTGTGCTGAAGAAGATGTGCGGATATTCGGGAAACAATTCCGCGCCGATCTCCATGCCGGCCACGCCCATTTCCACCTTTTCCCCGATGAAAACAGCGAGCACGCGGTCGCTCATCACCAGTTTCTTGTAAATTTCCACACATTTGGGGATTTCACCTTTGGTGTCTTCAACGATGAGTTTGATTTGCCGTCCCCCAATGCCGCCTGCTTTATTGATTTCATCAACAGCCATGGTAGCGGCGCCTTTGGCGCTGAGCGAGAAGGGCGCGGACATATTTCCCATGAAGCCGATTTTAATCGGTCCCTTGGTATCCGGGCTGGCAGCCCATGCTCCTGTGGTGATTAGCAGAAAAACTAAAACCATTCCGGCAAACAGATGTATCTTTTTCATCGTGCTCCCTCCCTGTTTTTTAAATTTTTCTTGACAAGAAACCCACTTGGTAAGACTCTATAACGGTCATTATATAAAATAAGATCTCACGGTGTCAATGAAAAATAACTGTTCGGTCATGGCGGGGACGTTGTGAACTTTGAAAATGGTGTAATAATATCAACATGGGATGAATGTTTTTTTTATTCTCTTCTGAAGGATGGTCTGATGAAGCATCCGGGACCGGCCCTGCTTTTTTCGAGCCGGTCCTTTGTTCCTGTGTGTTTGCATTCAGTTACCGTATGAATGGTTTTATAAGATTGACAAATTAATCCGTTTGTCAATATATGCGGAAAATGACGGGAAACGATTTTTATCAGAAAAAAATATAACCGGAAACAGGTTGAGGAGAAAAATGGCCGGAAAAAAGGGCAGGCCGGTAAGAAAAAATGTCGAGTCTGAATCCCGGCAGCAGATTCTGGACGTGGCTCTCGTGTTGTTTGCCAAGAGAGGATATGCCGCGACAACGGTGCGGGAAATTGTGGATGCGGCGGGCATCACCGCTCCTTCTCTTTATTATTATTTCGGCAGCAAGGAAGGCCTTTACCTGGAGTTGATGCAGATACATTGTGCTCTGATCGATTCGGCGCTGGAGCTGCATTTGCACACATCCGAAAGCGCCAGGTACCGTTTGAAAGATCTGGTGGACAAGATTTTTCTTCATGTCATTAATGACAAGGATTTTTTCCGGCTGATGTTTACGATTTACTACGGTCCGTCTCAGGGCGCGCCTTATTGCGATTTCATTTCCTATCATGTCAAATTTCACGCGGCGATTAAAAAGATCATCGAAGACGGCATCGCGTCAAAGGAGTTTCAACCCGGCAACACGGGGCACATGACCTGGGTTGTCCGCGGTGTGGTTCAATTGGCCATGGAGGAGCAAATCAAAGACGACCGGGAAAAAATAGACCGGCCCGGTGTGCAAAAGATTTTGGATTTGATTCTGGACCGTTTCGAACGACCGCTGTCCGTAAATTCTAAAGAAGCAGGATAACGTAAAAGTCATCTTTATAAGGGAAAGCAGTATGTACGAGTACACAAAAATATTCCGAGGAGGCCGAAAAGTATGGATTTGAAAATTAAAGATAAAATTGCCATCGTGACGGGCGGGGGAAACGGTATCGGTGAAGCCGTCTCTTTATGCCTGGCCTCGGAAGGGGTGAAGGTGGTTGTGGCGGATTTAAATATCGAAGCCGCGCAAAAAGTCGCTCGCGCGATAAAAGCAGGTGGCGGCGATGCTCTAACCGTTGCCGGCGATGCGACAAAGCCGGAAGATGTGGATGCCCTGATGCAAAAGGCAATGGATGCGTACGGCGCAATCGACATCCTGGTCAATAATGTGGGTGGCGGATCAGGCATTGCCCTGATTGCGAAATCCGCGATCGAAGATTGGGACCGGACCATAGAGATCAACCTGAAAAGCGCTTATCTCTGCTGCCGCGCCGCGGCCAGGGTCATGATTCCCAGAAAGCAGGGCAGGATCATCAATATGTCCTCCGTCTCGGGCAGGCAGGGCGAACAGCTTCTGGGGGCGTACTGTGCGGCGAAATTCGGCGTGATTGGATTTACGCAAACGCTGGCCAAGGAATTGGCCCGCCATAATATTACCGTCAATGCCGTTTGTCCCGGCTATGTTTATACACCGGGCTGGGAGACGCTTGCGCAGGCGGTGAAAGACATCCAGCCCGCATATGCGGATAAGAGCCTTAATGAAATATTCGACGCCAGGGTTAAAGAAGTCACCCCGCTCCGCCGTCCCCAGGATGCTGGTGAGATTGCCGCTCTGGTGGCCTATCTGGCGTCTTACGAAGCCCGCAGCATCACGGGCCAGGCTGTGAGTATAGACGGCGGCATTGTGATGAGATAATTCCATTCCTAAATCAAGCGCTATCTTTGTTGGCGTTGTCGTCGGCTTCCTCAGCGTATGTACAATACGCCTCGTTGCCTCCTCCTAGCCGCCGCGATATCATCATTGATTTAGAAATGGAATAAAGGCGGCATTAAGCCGCTGTTCAATAATCACTGTAACATTTCTTAACGGCCCCTAATCGGGAATCAGGGCAATACCTTCCTGGCGGAATGCTTCTATTTCTTCGGGCCGGCAGCCGATTTCTTCCAGAATGGATTTTGAGTCCTGGCCCAGAGCAGGCGACGGCCAGGCAGGTTCAGCCGGTGTTTCCGAAAATTTCAGGGGAACACCAATGCCCTTGATCTTGCCGGAAACGGGATGGGCCTGTTCATGAATCATCCGCCGCGCCTTTATCTGCGGGTCTTTTTCTATCTCTGAAATATCCAGCACAGGGGTCAGGCAGACATCCAGTGTTTTTGCCGCAATCATCCATTCATCCCTTGTTTTTGTCCGGAAAAGATCCGCGATTTCCCTGCGCAGACTTTCAGCCTCTTCCCCCATGACCAGATGCTTTTCGATCCATTCCGGGTGACCGGTCATTTCGCAGAAAATTTTCCAGAACTTGGTCTCCAAAATGCCCAGAGCGATATGTTTGCCGTCGGCGCAGGAATACACGCCGTAGCAGGCCAGACCTCCGGAAAGGGGCGGCTCTCCCGGCGCAAAGGAAATTCGGGTTGCCTGATAATGCGCCATCTGCAAAGTCATCAACGGCAGAACGCCATCCAGCATGGACACGTCTACCTGCTGACCTTTGCCGGTTTTTTCTCTGGCCCACAGAGCGGAAAGGCAGGCGATGACGGACATGTAGGCGCCGCCCGCCACATCGCCTAACTGGGGCCCCGGAATCACGGGGCCTGTCCCGCACGCGCCGGTTGCCGCAAGGATTCCGGCATATCCCATAAAATTGATATCGTGTCCGGCGTCATTGGCGTAAGGTCCGTCCTGCCCGTATCCGGTAATGGAAACATAGATGATGTCGGGTTTTGCCAGGCAGGCATCTTTGTAGCCAATGCCCAGTTCAGCAAGCACTCCCGGCCGGAACTGCTCAATAACAATATCGGCTGTTTTGATGAGCGACAAAAAAATACCGGCGCCTTTTTTGGTTTTAAGATTCAGGGCCAGGCTGCGCTTAGATCGGTTGACGGCGATAAAGCCTGCGGACTCGGATTCGATATAGGGAGGATAGTATCGCATATAATCCGGCGCATTGATATCCTCGATCTTGATGACATCAGCGCCCATATCGGCGAGCATCATGGTGCCGAGCGGCCCCGGGTAGAGCCGGGTAAGATCCAGAATGCGAATTCCCTGCAAAGGACCGTTTTGAGGTTTTCTTGCCATGGCTTGATTTCTCCTCCCGTCGCCGGAATTTTCGATTGAAATTCCCGTCACGACTTTTTTAGTTTAAATAACTTCAATTGTGGACGTCAGGATAGACGCAACACCGCAGGTAACACTGGTGTTAGCATTCGTAGCGCCTGCTTTCCCTTTCTGCCCTCATCAGCGGCTCCTCAGGATGGAGGATAGTATGAAAATGTTTAAATGAAATTGTCCTGTGATTCAAGTGCTAAGAATTATTATTTCTAATTGTAATTTTCGCGGGTTCGGTTTAATGATCTTAAAACGTAAGGGTGATCCACTTGATGACCTGTGCCGTGATGGAGAAAACCAATGAGCAAAATAGGCGATCTTTTATTTGTCAGAAAACATCATGTTTGCCCCCGCTGGCTGTGCTTTACATTTGACAACTGGGTCCGCAAACGTTTGCAAAATCCCGATCAGATCATTAAAGATTATATCAGACAGGGCGACACTGTGCTGGACGTTGGTCCCGGCATCGGCTTTTTTACCATTCCCATGGCCCGCCTGGTGGGAGATAACGGACAGGTTGTCGCGGTGGATATCCAGGAAGAAATGCTTGCTGCCATATCCAGGCGGGCCATACATGCGGGAGTTGCAAACCGGGTTCGTCTGCAACTGGCCAGTCCGGATTCTCTGAATGTTACGGATCGGGCCGATTTTGTTCTGGCCTTTTGGATGGCGCACGAGGTCCCCGACCAGGCCGGATTTTTTGCGCAATTATATGCTGTCCTGAAAGACGACGGGAAATTTCTTCTGGCGGAACCAAAACTTCATGTTTCCAAAGCACAATTTGATGCCGAGCTCGATTACGCGCAAAAGGCCGGGTTTAAACTTCTCACCAGACCGGCCGTCCCCATGAGCCTGGCTGTCGTGCTGGTAAAACAATAATTATAACCCGGCGTATGCCGGGCGAAGTGCCTAGTGCAGTGTTCCAATGAACAGCTTTATAATAATGTCATTTCGAACGAAGTGAGAAATCTTAAGGAATCTGGCACAAAGTAAAGATATCTCCCTCCGGTCGATATGACAATACTTTACTGTTACACTACACGGGTCTGACGCTCTTAAGCCATCTCAAGATTTTTTTGTCAGAAATTTCTTGACAAGGTGGGGCTGTACGTCGATATAAACCGCAGGTTTTTAATTTCTGCAACACAGGATGGAACTATGCTGAGACATTACATTAATTATTTTATTCCTGCATCCATAAATCAACAGGAAGACGAATACCGACGCACCTTCCAGCTGACAGCCTTCACGCAGCTGTCGGTGATTTTCTTCCTTCCCAACGTTATCAAATGGTACAAAATGGGTCATACGGAACTGGCTGTCAGCATCTTTTGCGTGATGGTTTTCTGTGCGCTGATCTGTCCATTCATTCTGAAATTCAGCGGTTCGCTTAAAATCATGGGAAATTGCATCATGGCGGCGCTGGCCTGGCATTTTTCCGTTCTGCCCGCCGTGACGGGCGGTATTTTATCCTCATCGCTTGCCTGGAATATTATCCTGCCGATTTTTGCGGTAACCTTTGTCGGGTTTGCCAGCTTCATCTTTTGGTCCGCTTTCATGTTTCTGGAGGTTCTGGTTTTTCTGGGGATTCATCTGACCGGCTATACGCTTCCCGTCATTGCTCTGACGCAGGCGCAGATGGTCCAGGCTCAGATCGCCAATGTTCTGGGTCCGTTTCTAACGATGGTCATTACCCTGACGTTCGGCGACCGTGGTTTGAAGAGCGCGCTTATGGCGCAAAAAGCGGCGGCCCGGGCTCACGGGCGGGCGGAACTGGAGCAGCAGAAATTAAGAGAAAAATCCGATGAACTGGCGCGTCAACTGGAATCTGTGTTTGTCCAGGTTCGCGAACACACGGAGCGGCTGGCCCGGGACATCGTGGAAAAAATGGCCGGTCTGACCCGGGAAGCGGCTCAAAACGCGATGGAAGCCAATGATCTGATCAGTCAGACGGGCGATGTCGTAGATCAGACCAATGTCTCCATGAAAGCATTGACGTCGCAGATGGCGGACATTACGCGAACCAGCGAAGAGACATCCAAGATCATCAGGACGATTGACGAGATTGCATTTCAAACCAATCTGCTGGCCCTCAACGCGGCGGTGGAGGCGGCTCGCGCGGGAGAGGCGGGTGCGGGATTTGCCGTGGTGGCCGATGAAGTTCGGAACCTGGCCATGCGTTCCGCAGAGGCGGCCAAAAATACATCAGGCCTGATTGAAGATATTATTTCGCATATCCGGCAGGGGTCATCACTGGTATCGGAAACGAACGACCGTTTCGCGAAAGTTTCCGAAAATGTGACAAAATCCGTCAGTCTGGTGGATGGCATCGCCCGGTCTTCATCCACGCAAAGTCAGGGCATCGAAGAAATCAAAAGAGTTACGTCAACCATTAACGATTTGGTTGCGCAAAAGACCGGTTGATTCCGGCCGGACCGGAATTTTACCGCTGAACTGAAAGAATAAAGGATCCGAATGCTGAAGGTACGCGTATGCCGTTGATAAAAAAACGTGTGTGGGCATGGACAGGTTTCATGCTGCTGCTGCCTTTCGGAATCGCAGCGGCCGCCGGATATGACACTGGTGTGCAGGCAAAGGTCATCCTCGAGACGGAGACGATGAGCAATGGCCAGCTTATTGATTATCAGGATACCGATCATCCCAGGGTAACCGTCATGGTCGTGGATATTGCTCCGGGGGCCGAGACGGGCTGGCACAGCCATCCGATAGCTGTTTACGCTTATGTCATGGCCGGGACGCTTTCGGTGCAGATAGAGGGCGGGAAAACATCCGAGTTTAAAGAAGGCGAGGCCATTATTGAGGTCGTTAAGCTTAATCACAATGGCATCAATCATGGGAAAGTTCCGGTTAAACTGGTTGTCTTTTATCTCGGCGCAAAAGACACTCCCAATGTGATCAAGGCGGATAAACCCTGATTTCGTCGTTCGTCAATCGTATCTCGTATTTCGCATTTCGTGAAGGATTGAGAGCGCTGGTGACAAACTAAAGATCACCAGTTGTTTCCTGTTGACGAGATACGAACGATGCCTCACGTATAACGATCTTATTCGCCGATGATTTTGACAAGCACTCTTTTCTTTCTGCCGCCGTCAAACTCCCCGTAGAAAATCTGTTCCCACGGTCCGAAATCCAGTTTGCCGCGGGTCACGGCAACAACCACCTCTCGTCCCATGATCTGTCTTTTTAAATGAGCGTCTCCATTATCCTCTCCGGTGCGGTTATGGAGATAATGAGATAACGGTTCATGCGGTGCCAGCTTTTCCAACCATTTTTCATAGTCCTGGTGGAGGCCTGATTCGTCGTCGTTGATGAATACCGACGCGGTGATGTGCATCGCGTTTATAAGTATTAAACCCTCTGCAATTCCGCTTTCCTGCAAACAGGCTTCAACCTGATGCGTGATATTAATGAAGGCTCTCCGTTCGGGAATGTTAAACCATAATTCTTCACGGTAGGATTTCATGGGTTAAACCTCATGGTGAAAATGTATTTAACTTTACATCGTTACCGCCTTATGCTATGAGGCAAAAAAATATGCAAGATTATCTTTTTTCAGGAGTTAGAAAATATGTCCGGCCATTCTAAATGGAGCACCATCAAAAGGAAAAAAGGGGCGATTGACGCCAAACGCGGTAAAATATTTACCAAAATTATTAAAGAAATCACTCTGGCGGCACGTTTGGGCGGCGGCGACATGGAAGGGAATTCCCGTTTGAGACAGGCGGTCATGGCGGCCAAGGAAGAAAACATGCCCAAGGATAACATCGATCGGGCCATCAAAAAGGGCACCGGCGGCGGTGAGGGTGCGGCGGCTTATGAAGAAATCACCTATGAAGGCTACGGTCCCGGTGGCGCGGCGGTTATTGTCGATGTCATGACGGATAATAAAAACAGGACTGTTGCGGAAATCCGCCACATCTTCTCCAAACATGGCGGCAATCTGGGTGAAAACGGCTGTGTGGCCTGGATATTCTCAAAAAAAGGGAGCATCGTCATTGATAAAAAACTTATCGGTGAAGACGAACTCATGGAACTGGCGCTGGAGGCCGGAGCGGAAGATGTGAAGGCGGAAGGCAATGAATATGAGGTAATCACGGAGCCGGCGGCTTTTGAAGCCGTAAAAAAGGCGATAGACGATAAAGGCATCAAACATCTGGAAGCGTCCATCAGCAAGATTCCTTCCAATACTGTAAAACTGGAAGCGGGCAAGGCGGAGTCCATGCTGAAATTAATGGAGAAGCTGGAAGACAATGATGACGTCCAGAATGTTTACTCCAACTTTGATATTGATGAAGATGTTATGGAAAAGTTGAGTTAAAAAACCAATTTTTCACGAAAGTAGATATTTTGCGAATTTTAGGCATCGATCCCGGAAGCATTGTGACCGGTTATGGGGTGATTGATAAAAGCGGCAATTATCTGCGTCATGTTATTCACGGTGAAATTA
It encodes the following:
- a CDS encoding carnitine dehydratase, which gives rise to MARKPQNGPLQGIRILDLTRLYPGPLGTMMLADMGADVIKIEDINAPDYMRYYPPYIESESAGFIAVNRSKRSLALNLKTKKGAGIFLSLIKTADIVIEQFRPGVLAELGIGYKDACLAKPDIIYVSITGYGQDGPYANDAGHDINFMGYAGILAATGACGTGPVIPGPQLGDVAGGAYMSVIACLSALWAREKTGKGQQVDVSMLDGVLPLMTLQMAHYQATRISFAPGEPPLSGGLACYGVYSCADGKHIALGILETKFWKIFCEMTGHPEWIEKHLVMGEEAESLRREIADLFRTKTRDEWMIAAKTLDVCLTPVLDISEIEKDPQIKARRMIHEQAHPVSGKIKGIGVPLKFSETPAEPAWPSPALGQDSKSILEEIGCRPEEIEAFRQEGIALIPD
- a CDS encoding TetR/AcrR family transcriptional regulator; translation: MAGKKGRPVRKNVESESRQQILDVALVLFAKRGYAATTVREIVDAAGITAPSLYYYFGSKEGLYLELMQIHCALIDSALELHLHTSESARYRLKDLVDKIFLHVINDKDFFRLMFTIYYGPSQGAPYCDFISYHVKFHAAIKKIIEDGIASKEFQPGNTGHMTWVVRGVVQLAMEEQIKDDREKIDRPGVQKILDLILDRFERPLSVNSKEAG
- a CDS encoding YebC/PmpR family DNA-binding transcriptional regulator, producing the protein MSGHSKWSTIKRKKGAIDAKRGKIFTKIIKEITLAARLGGGDMEGNSRLRQAVMAAKEENMPKDNIDRAIKKGTGGGEGAAAYEEITYEGYGPGGAAVIVDVMTDNKNRTVAEIRHIFSKHGGNLGENGCVAWIFSKKGSIVIDKKLIGEDELMELALEAGAEDVKAEGNEYEVITEPAAFEAVKKAIDDKGIKHLEASISKIPSNTVKLEAGKAESMLKLMEKLEDNDDVQNVYSNFDIDEDVMEKLS
- a CDS encoding cupin domain-containing protein yields the protein MPLIKKRVWAWTGFMLLLPFGIAAAAGYDTGVQAKVILETETMSNGQLIDYQDTDHPRVTVMVVDIAPGAETGWHSHPIAVYAYVMAGTLSVQIEGGKTSEFKEGEAIIEVVKLNHNGINHGKVPVKLVVFYLGAKDTPNVIKADKP
- a CDS encoding secondary thiamine-phosphate synthase enzyme gives rise to the protein MKSYREELWFNIPERRAFINITHQVEACLQESGIAEGLILINAMHITASVFINDDESGLHQDYEKWLEKLAPHEPLSHYLHNRTGEDNGDAHLKRQIMGREVVVAVTRGKLDFGPWEQIFYGEFDGGRKKRVLVKIIGE